From Mycolicibacterium nivoides, a single genomic window includes:
- a CDS encoding zinc-binding dehydrogenase yields the protein MRAAVLRGGRIVVRDDVPEPTPGPGQVLVEVKACGICGSDLHFATHGADMLAASADLEGVPDIDIDLAGDVFMGHEFSAEILDAGPGTEAPAAGTLVTSVPVLISAGGVAPIVYSNTTLGGYAEKMLLSAPLLLPVPNGLSAEHAALTEPMAVGLHAVNASRIEPGEAALVVGCGPVGIAIIAALKLRHVETIAASDFSPARRELAATMGAHVTFDPAADSPFHQCKPAVVFEAVGAPGVIDDVLRRAPAGVRLVVAGVCMQPDTVHPFYAVTKQINIQFVFGYDPAEFADSLRAIAEGDIDVAPMITGTVGLDGVGAAFGELASPDRHCKVLVTP from the coding sequence ATGCGCGCCGCGGTCCTGCGCGGCGGACGGATCGTCGTCCGCGACGATGTGCCCGAACCGACGCCGGGCCCGGGCCAGGTGCTCGTCGAGGTGAAGGCCTGTGGAATCTGTGGCTCCGACCTGCATTTCGCCACCCACGGCGCCGACATGCTAGCCGCGAGCGCGGACCTGGAGGGCGTGCCCGACATCGACATCGACCTGGCCGGTGACGTCTTCATGGGCCACGAGTTCAGCGCCGAGATTCTCGACGCGGGCCCGGGCACCGAGGCGCCCGCGGCGGGCACCCTGGTGACCTCCGTGCCGGTGCTGATCTCGGCCGGCGGCGTCGCACCGATCGTGTACAGCAACACCACCCTCGGCGGATACGCCGAGAAGATGCTGCTGTCGGCACCGTTGCTGCTACCGGTACCCAATGGTCTGAGCGCCGAACACGCCGCGCTCACCGAGCCGATGGCCGTGGGCCTGCATGCGGTCAACGCGTCGCGCATCGAACCCGGCGAGGCGGCACTCGTCGTCGGCTGTGGCCCGGTCGGCATCGCCATCATCGCCGCGCTGAAGCTTCGGCACGTGGAAACCATTGCGGCGTCGGACTTCTCCCCCGCACGCCGTGAACTCGCCGCCACGATGGGCGCGCACGTGACGTTCGATCCGGCCGCCGATTCACCGTTCCATCAGTGCAAGCCCGCGGTGGTGTTCGAGGCAGTGGGCGCCCCCGGCGTCATCGACGACGTGCTGCGCCGGGCACCCGCGGGCGTCCGGCTGGTGGTGGCCGGAGTCTGCATGCAGCCCGACACCGTGCACCCGTTCTACGCGGTCACCAAGCAGATCAACATCCAGTTCGTGTTCGGCTACGACCCCGCCGAGTTCGCGGACTCACTGCGGGCCATCGCCGAGGGCGACATCGACGTCGCACCGATGATCACCGGGACCGTTGGCCTCGACGGCGTGGGCGCCGCGTTCGGTGAACTCGCCTCCCCCGACCGGCACTGCAAAGTCCTGGTGACACCGTGA
- a CDS encoding saccharopine dehydrogenase family protein, which yields MRVLALGGAGAMGAVAVRSAAYGGGVEHIVIADRDLAAAERLARELADASVPVSARRVDVTDGAGLLDALGEADLVLNTVGPYYRFGLTVLRAAIDTGTHYLDICDDWEPTVQMLELDAPARAAGVTAVIGMGASPGVSNLLAAAAAAPLDSVRDVYTAWPVDVTAGREEGGRDQLIGPDGSPTAAAVHWMQQSSGTIIAVRAGSLTEQRPLRPVTLELPGGRRGTAYTVGHPEPVTLQRTLKPTGESANLMVISPSALAYLEVLRRGIDGGRLTNETAARRIAKPDLPGIIRSLPRALTTRGPGTLPPFFAAAFGDRRGRDTAVLAHLNPAAGIDALLTDMARATGIPLALGMSQIADGTARRAGVHPPDGVIDSDRFFADLDRELGRTGSPPLIVVDHEYR from the coding sequence ATGAGAGTTCTCGCCCTGGGCGGCGCCGGAGCGATGGGCGCCGTCGCCGTTCGGAGCGCTGCGTACGGCGGCGGCGTCGAGCACATCGTCATCGCCGACCGTGATCTCGCGGCGGCCGAGCGTCTCGCCCGCGAGTTGGCCGATGCCTCCGTGCCGGTCAGTGCTCGCCGGGTGGATGTCACCGACGGAGCCGGACTGCTCGATGCGCTCGGCGAGGCCGACCTGGTGCTCAACACCGTCGGCCCGTATTACCGATTCGGACTGACGGTGTTGCGCGCCGCGATCGATACGGGCACGCACTATCTCGACATCTGCGACGACTGGGAACCCACCGTGCAGATGCTCGAACTGGACGCACCGGCCCGTGCCGCGGGGGTGACCGCGGTCATCGGCATGGGTGCAAGCCCGGGGGTGAGCAATCTGCTCGCCGCGGCGGCGGCCGCTCCGCTGGACTCGGTGCGCGATGTCTACACCGCGTGGCCGGTCGACGTGACAGCCGGAAGGGAAGAGGGCGGCCGCGACCAACTGATCGGCCCGGACGGGTCACCGACCGCCGCGGCCGTGCACTGGATGCAGCAGAGCAGCGGCACCATCATCGCGGTGCGGGCCGGCTCGCTGACCGAACAACGGCCGCTGCGGCCCGTGACGCTCGAGCTCCCCGGCGGCCGCCGCGGCACTGCCTACACCGTCGGGCACCCCGAACCGGTCACGCTGCAACGCACCCTCAAACCCACCGGAGAATCAGCCAACCTGATGGTCATCAGTCCGTCGGCGCTCGCCTATCTCGAGGTGCTGCGCCGGGGCATCGACGGCGGCCGGCTCACCAACGAGACCGCGGCCCGCCGCATAGCCAAACCCGATCTCCCGGGCATCATCCGATCGTTGCCGCGCGCCCTGACCACCAGGGGCCCGGGCACCCTGCCACCCTTCTTCGCCGCGGCGTTCGGCGATCGCCGCGGCCGCGACACGGCCGTGCTGGCCCACCTCAACCCGGCGGCCGGCATCGATGCGTTGTTGACGGACATGGCCCGCGCCACCGGAATTCCGTTGGCGCTCGGCATGTCCCAGATCGCCGACGGCACCGCCCGTCGGGCCGGCGTGCACCCGCCCGACGGGGTGATCGACAGCGACCGGTTTTTCGCCGACCTCGATCGCGAACTCGGGCGTACCGGTTCACCACCGCTGATCGTGGTGGACCATGAGTACCGATGA
- the ftsH gene encoding ATP-dependent zinc metalloprotease FtsH has translation MNRKNVIRTLTVIAVVLLLGWSFFYFSDDTRGYKPVDTSVAVAQISADNVNSAQIDDREQQLRLDLKSGKEETENSDKVITKYPTGYALKLADQLGAKNIKFGTTVNQGSFLGSMLIYMLPLLLLVGLFVMFSRMQGGGRMGFGFGKSKAKQLGKDMPKTTFADVAGVDEAVEELYEIKDFLQNPSRYQALGAKIPKGVLLYGPPGTGKTLLARAVAGEAGVPFFTISGSDFVEMFVGVGASRVRDMFEQAKANSPCIIFVDEIDAVGRQRGAGMGGGHDEREQTLNQLLVEMDGFGDRQGVILIAATNRPDILDPALLRPGRFDRQIPVSNPDLAGRRAVLKVHSAGKPIAPDADLDGLAKRTVGMSGADLANVINEAALLTARENGTVITGAALEEAVDRVVGGPRRKGRIISELEKKITAYHEGGHTLAAWAMPDIEPIYKVTILARGRTGGHAVAVPEDDKGLMTRSEMIARLVFAMGGRAAEELVFREPTTGAVSDIEQATKIARAMVTEYGMSSKLGAVRYGTEHGDPFLGRTMGTTPDYSHDVARDIDDEMRKLIEAAHTEAWEILTEYRDVLDTLAGELLEKETLHRAELEAIFSDVKKRPRLTMFDDFGGRVPSDKPPIKTPGEIAIERGEPWPPPVPEPAFKAAIAAASREAERVNETNGAGTNGAPPNGSNQNGSTQPDYGAPAGWHAPGWPPAPSQPGYQPPQQQQGYWYPPPHPSGWQQPQPYPYQPYPHPGQPNPNDEAGQDGGPERADRPNPPAHG, from the coding sequence ATGAACCGCAAAAATGTGATCCGTACGCTGACCGTGATCGCGGTCGTGCTGTTGCTGGGCTGGTCGTTTTTCTATTTCAGCGACGACACGCGCGGCTACAAACCCGTCGACACCTCGGTGGCGGTGGCCCAGATCAGCGCTGACAACGTCAACAGCGCCCAGATCGACGACCGCGAACAGCAGCTGCGTCTCGATCTGAAGAGCGGCAAAGAAGAGACCGAGAATTCCGACAAGGTCATCACCAAATACCCGACCGGCTACGCCCTGAAGCTGGCCGATCAGCTGGGCGCCAAGAACATCAAGTTCGGCACCACGGTCAACCAGGGCAGTTTCCTCGGCTCGATGCTGATCTACATGCTGCCGCTGCTGTTGCTGGTCGGCCTGTTCGTGATGTTCTCCCGCATGCAGGGCGGCGGCCGGATGGGCTTCGGCTTCGGCAAGTCCAAGGCCAAACAACTCGGCAAGGACATGCCCAAGACCACCTTCGCCGACGTTGCCGGCGTCGACGAGGCGGTCGAGGAGCTCTACGAGATCAAGGACTTCCTGCAGAACCCCAGCCGCTATCAGGCGCTGGGCGCCAAGATCCCCAAGGGCGTGCTGCTCTACGGCCCGCCCGGCACCGGCAAGACCCTGCTCGCCCGCGCAGTGGCCGGCGAGGCAGGGGTCCCGTTCTTCACCATCTCCGGTTCGGACTTCGTCGAGATGTTCGTCGGTGTCGGAGCCTCTCGTGTGCGCGACATGTTCGAGCAGGCCAAAGCCAACAGCCCGTGCATCATCTTCGTCGACGAGATCGACGCCGTCGGCCGTCAGCGCGGCGCGGGCATGGGCGGCGGTCACGACGAACGTGAACAGACCCTCAACCAGCTGCTGGTCGAGATGGACGGTTTCGGCGACCGCCAGGGCGTCATCCTGATCGCGGCCACCAACCGGCCCGACATCCTCGACCCGGCCCTGCTTCGGCCCGGTCGGTTCGACCGTCAGATCCCGGTGTCCAACCCCGACCTGGCCGGCCGTCGCGCGGTGCTCAAGGTGCACTCGGCGGGCAAGCCGATCGCCCCCGACGCCGACCTGGACGGGCTGGCCAAGCGCACCGTCGGCATGTCCGGCGCAGATCTGGCCAACGTCATCAACGAGGCCGCTCTGCTGACCGCCCGCGAGAACGGCACCGTCATCACCGGTGCGGCGCTGGAAGAGGCCGTCGACCGTGTCGTGGGCGGACCGCGCCGCAAGGGCCGCATCATCAGCGAGCTGGAAAAGAAGATCACCGCGTACCACGAGGGCGGGCACACCCTGGCCGCGTGGGCGATGCCCGACATCGAGCCGATCTACAAGGTGACGATCCTGGCCCGCGGCCGCACCGGTGGCCACGCCGTCGCAGTCCCTGAGGACGACAAGGGCCTGATGACCCGCTCGGAGATGATCGCCCGGCTGGTGTTCGCCATGGGTGGCCGCGCCGCAGAGGAACTGGTCTTCCGCGAGCCCACCACGGGTGCGGTGTCCGACATCGAGCAGGCCACCAAGATCGCCCGCGCCATGGTCACCGAGTACGGCATGAGCTCCAAGCTCGGCGCAGTGCGCTACGGCACCGAGCACGGCGACCCCTTCCTGGGACGCACCATGGGCACCACGCCGGACTACTCCCACGATGTCGCCCGCGACATCGACGACGAGATGCGCAAGCTCATCGAGGCCGCCCACACCGAGGCGTGGGAGATCCTCACCGAGTACCGCGACGTGCTCGACACGCTGGCCGGTGAGCTCCTGGAGAAGGAGACACTGCACCGCGCCGAGCTGGAGGCGATCTTCTCCGACGTCAAGAAGCGTCCCCGGCTGACCATGTTCGACGACTTCGGTGGCCGGGTGCCGTCCGACAAGCCGCCGATCAAGACCCCGGGCGAGATCGCCATCGAGCGCGGTGAGCCGTGGCCGCCGCCGGTGCCGGAGCCCGCGTTCAAGGCAGCCATCGCCGCCGCCAGCCGCGAGGCCGAGCGCGTGAACGAGACCAACGGGGCCGGGACCAACGGCGCGCCGCCGAACGGGTCGAACCAGAATGGCTCGACCCAGCCCGATTACGGTGCTCCGGCCGGCTGGCACGCCCCGGGCTGGCCGCCCGCGCCGTCACAGCCCGGATACCAGCCGCCCCAGCAACAGCAGGGTTACTGGTACCCGCCGCCGCATCCGTCGGGATGGCAACAGCCCCAGCCGTACCCGTACCAGCCTTATCCTCATCCCGGTCAGCCGAATCCGAATGATGAGGCGGGCCAGGACGGTGGCCCTGAGCGGGCCGACCGGCCCAACCCGCCGGCCCACGGCTGA
- a CDS encoding SIMPL domain-containing protein, which produces MPIAGNAKLRVLGVAAAGLIAVSASACDATSGPAGGAPDGARQVTVVGSGQVQGVPDTLTADVAMEFTAPDVSGALNQSSQRQQAVIDALVGSGIDRKDISTTQVSVQPQFTDSKISGYQASNAIKVKIRDTANASATLALIASTGGDATRINSVDYSIEDDSDLVRDARARAFDDAKNRADQYAGLSGMHLGKVISISEQSGGSTPPTPTPMPRAAMEAVPLEPGQQTVNFSVTVIWELT; this is translated from the coding sequence ATGCCGATCGCCGGAAATGCGAAATTGCGGGTCCTCGGCGTTGCCGCGGCGGGATTGATCGCCGTCAGCGCCAGCGCGTGCGACGCGACCTCAGGCCCCGCCGGGGGCGCACCGGACGGCGCCAGGCAGGTGACCGTCGTCGGATCCGGTCAGGTGCAGGGCGTACCGGACACCCTGACCGCCGACGTGGCGATGGAGTTCACCGCGCCGGATGTGTCGGGCGCGCTCAACCAGTCCAGCCAGCGCCAGCAGGCCGTGATCGACGCGCTGGTCGGATCGGGCATCGACCGCAAGGACATCAGCACCACGCAGGTCAGCGTGCAGCCGCAGTTCACCGACAGCAAGATCTCGGGCTACCAGGCCAGCAACGCGATCAAGGTCAAGATCCGCGACACCGCCAACGCCTCGGCGACCCTGGCACTGATCGCGAGCACCGGAGGCGACGCCACCCGCATCAACTCGGTCGACTACTCGATCGAGGACGACTCAGATCTCGTGCGCGACGCCCGCGCCCGGGCATTCGACGACGCCAAGAACCGCGCCGACCAATACGCCGGGTTGTCCGGAATGCACCTCGGCAAGGTGATCTCGATATCCGAGCAGTCCGGCGGTTCCACCCCGCCCACGCCCACTCCGATGCCGCGCGCGGCGATGGAAGCGGTGCCGCTGGAACCCGGTCAGCAGACGGTGAACTTCTCGGTGACCGTGATCTGGGAGCTGACCTGA
- a CDS encoding alpha/beta fold hydrolase: protein MTTPTERLVDTNGVTLKVIEAGERGNPVVVLAHGFPELAYSWRHQIPVLAAAGYHVLAPDQRGYGGSSRPEDIDAYNIVELTADIAGLLDDIGAEQAVLIGHDWGSPVATNFPLFYPDRVRAVVAMSVPPVPRAPAPPTQIWRKIVGDNFFYILYFQEPGVADAALGADPRESMRRVLSMEGFSAPPESLSGRPVPPLPDWITADEFEHYVQAYTENGFTGPLNWYRNFDRNWELTENTSAKTITVPTLFLAGTADPVLGFTPRDRVHEVVTGDYREVLLDGAGHWLQQERPDEVNAALLEFLGGLK from the coding sequence GTGACCACACCGACCGAACGGTTAGTCGATACAAATGGCGTGACGCTGAAGGTGATCGAGGCGGGTGAGCGCGGAAATCCGGTGGTGGTGCTGGCCCACGGATTTCCCGAACTCGCGTATTCGTGGCGCCACCAGATCCCCGTGCTCGCGGCCGCCGGCTACCACGTTCTGGCTCCCGATCAGCGCGGCTACGGCGGATCATCACGGCCCGAAGACATCGACGCCTACAACATCGTCGAACTGACCGCGGACATCGCCGGCTTACTCGACGACATCGGCGCCGAACAGGCCGTGCTCATCGGCCACGACTGGGGTTCGCCCGTAGCGACCAACTTCCCGTTGTTCTACCCGGACCGGGTCAGAGCGGTCGTGGCCATGAGCGTGCCGCCGGTACCGAGAGCGCCCGCACCCCCGACGCAGATCTGGCGCAAGATCGTCGGAGACAACTTCTTCTACATCCTGTACTTCCAGGAACCCGGTGTCGCCGACGCCGCACTGGGCGCCGACCCGCGTGAGTCGATGCGCCGGGTGCTCTCGATGGAAGGCTTCAGTGCGCCCCCGGAAAGCCTGTCGGGACGACCGGTACCGCCGCTGCCGGACTGGATCACCGCCGACGAGTTCGAGCACTACGTGCAGGCGTACACCGAGAACGGCTTCACCGGGCCGCTGAACTGGTACCGCAACTTCGACCGGAACTGGGAGCTGACCGAAAACACTTCCGCAAAGACCATCACGGTGCCCACGTTGTTCCTGGCAGGCACCGCGGATCCGGTGCTGGGCTTCACCCCGCGCGACCGGGTGCACGAGGTGGTCACCGGCGATTACCGCGAGGTGCTGCTCGACGGCGCCGGACACTGGTTGCAGCAGGAACGGCCCGACGAGGTGAACGCGGCGCTGCTGGAGTTTCTGGGAGGCCTCAAGTGA
- a CDS encoding alpha/beta hydrolase family protein, whose amino-acid sequence MLRVCLRVIAVCCLVAAALGAVVVVANHFAITEEHVEIPGSAQPLEAILALPTGGEKPHGLVVFVHGDGPADASRDSFYRPLWESFARAGYASVSWNKPGVEGAQGNWLHQSMHDRAVETEAVLTWARSRGDIDPHRIGLWGISQAGWVLPEVAALHPELRFMILVGPAINWLRQGEYNLLAELRAQRAGDPEIAAALRRRAESVRLLRAGADYGRYVASGIDDPPMSADRWRFVRTNYTSDATSQLERIKVPVLLVLGAEDRNVDVAETERVYRARLSPNQLTVQTFADASHSIAKAPLDHHQGVRSFLVAVFAPRSLYAPGYLDSLRRFVETQPERTTP is encoded by the coding sequence ATGCTCCGCGTCTGCCTCCGGGTAATCGCCGTCTGCTGCCTCGTCGCGGCCGCGCTCGGCGCCGTCGTCGTCGTCGCAAACCACTTCGCCATCACCGAAGAGCACGTGGAGATACCCGGTTCGGCTCAGCCACTCGAGGCGATCCTGGCCCTGCCGACCGGTGGGGAAAAGCCGCACGGGCTGGTGGTCTTCGTGCACGGCGACGGCCCGGCCGACGCGTCCCGCGATTCGTTCTATCGGCCGCTGTGGGAGTCGTTCGCCCGGGCCGGTTATGCCTCGGTCTCCTGGAACAAGCCCGGTGTCGAAGGGGCGCAGGGCAATTGGCTGCACCAGAGCATGCATGACCGTGCCGTCGAGACCGAGGCCGTGCTGACCTGGGCGCGCAGCCGCGGCGACATCGATCCGCACCGCATCGGGTTGTGGGGCATCAGCCAGGCCGGCTGGGTGCTGCCCGAGGTGGCCGCGCTCCACCCCGAGTTGCGGTTCATGATCCTGGTCGGACCGGCGATCAACTGGCTGCGTCAAGGCGAGTACAACCTGCTGGCCGAACTGCGGGCGCAGCGCGCCGGTGACCCTGAGATCGCCGCCGCGCTGCGACGCCGGGCCGAATCGGTGCGGCTGCTGCGTGCCGGTGCCGACTACGGCCGGTATGTCGCGAGTGGGATCGACGACCCGCCGATGTCCGCCGACCGGTGGCGGTTCGTGCGCACCAACTACACGTCTGACGCGACGTCACAGTTGGAGAGGATCAAGGTCCCGGTCCTGCTGGTGCTCGGAGCCGAGGACCGGAACGTCGACGTGGCCGAAACCGAGCGGGTCTACCGCGCGCGGCTGTCACCGAACCAGCTGACCGTCCAGACATTTGCCGATGCCTCGCACAGCATCGCCAAGGCGCCGCTCGACCACCACCAAGGCGTCCGGTCGTTTCTGGTGGCCGTTTTCGCGCCGCGCTCGCTGTATGCGCCCGGCTACCTCGACTCCCTCCGGCGGTTTGTCGAAACACAACCCGAAAGGACCACGCCATGA
- a CDS encoding LLM class flavin-dependent oxidoreductase → MSPLNFGVFITPFHPVGQSPTTALQYDMDRVEALDRLGYDEAWFGEHHSGGYELIACPEVFIAAAAERTRHIRLGTGVVSLPYHHPLMVADRWVLLDHLTRGRVMFGTGPGALPSDAYMMGIDPVDQRPMMQESLEAILALFRAAPDERIDRKTDWFTLRDAALHIRPYTWPYPEISTAAMISPSGPRLAGALGTSLLSLSMSVPGGYAAIETTWETVRDQAAKSGRPEPDRKNWRALGIIHLADTREQAIEDCTYGLQDFANYFGAAGFVPLSERVEGTGSQYEFVENYAAGGNCCIGTTADAITYIQDLLDRSGGFGTFLLLGHDWAPPAATFHSYELFAREVIPHFKGQLTAARASHDWAKGMRDQLLGRAGQAIVNAITEAVTEDASGDATEEKS, encoded by the coding sequence GTGAGTCCTCTGAATTTCGGCGTGTTCATCACCCCCTTCCACCCCGTGGGCCAATCCCCCACCACCGCACTGCAATACGACATGGACCGGGTCGAGGCGCTGGACCGGCTGGGCTACGACGAGGCCTGGTTCGGCGAACATCATTCCGGCGGTTACGAACTCATCGCGTGTCCCGAGGTGTTCATCGCCGCCGCGGCGGAACGGACCAGACACATCCGGCTGGGCACCGGTGTGGTGTCGCTGCCCTACCACCATCCGCTCATGGTCGCCGACCGCTGGGTGTTGCTCGACCACCTCACCCGTGGCCGGGTGATGTTCGGAACCGGACCGGGCGCGCTGCCGTCCGACGCCTACATGATGGGCATCGACCCGGTGGACCAACGGCCGATGATGCAGGAGTCCCTGGAGGCGATCCTGGCACTGTTCCGCGCCGCACCCGACGAGCGGATCGACCGCAAGACCGACTGGTTCACGCTGCGCGACGCCGCCCTGCACATCCGCCCCTACACCTGGCCTTATCCCGAAATTTCCACCGCGGCAATGATTTCCCCATCCGGACCGCGACTGGCCGGGGCATTGGGCACGTCCCTGCTCTCCCTGTCGATGTCAGTGCCCGGTGGGTACGCCGCCATCGAGACCACCTGGGAGACGGTGCGCGACCAGGCCGCCAAATCCGGGCGGCCCGAACCGGACCGGAAGAACTGGCGGGCACTGGGCATCATCCACCTCGCCGACACCCGCGAGCAGGCCATCGAGGACTGCACCTACGGCCTGCAGGACTTCGCCAACTACTTCGGCGCGGCCGGCTTCGTGCCACTGTCCGAGAGAGTCGAAGGGACAGGTTCCCAATACGAGTTCGTGGAAAACTATGCGGCAGGCGGCAATTGCTGCATCGGCACCACCGCCGATGCCATCACCTACATCCAGGACCTGCTGGACCGCTCGGGCGGCTTCGGCACCTTCCTGCTCCTCGGCCACGACTGGGCGCCCCCGGCCGCCACCTTCCATTCCTACGAACTGTTCGCCCGAGAGGTGATCCCGCATTTCAAGGGTCAGCTCACCGCGGCCCGGGCGTCACACGACTGGGCCAAGGGCATGCGGGATCAGCTGCTGGGCCGCGCCGGGCAGGCGATCGTCAACGCGATCACCGAGGCTGTCACCGAGGACGCCTCCGGAGACGCCACCGAGGAGAAGAGTTGA
- a CDS encoding PaaX family transcriptional regulator C-terminal domain-containing protein, with protein sequence MSPEVRADTDHAVPTRILVESMLRADATVDAGELYDVANTLGMSDQQVRLCIKRLVAEGQFVQDGRGRKAVLRATPEMRSTIEPDLEFVRYMYAQDRGQADWDGRWHVVAFAIGESARSARDSMRDAVLRLGGAPVQGGLYVSPNEWEPYVQAAAERFGVADRVTTLTTTDLTVGGVSEARALAEGLWPLDRIADGHHRLLATARRAAQELEGAARATRLSIAIELAAEFTRAVEPDPLLPPQLLPQPWIGGAARAAVVDCWSDLLQDNQDEPLKLFRWYGDVIAEVAGIVHE encoded by the coding sequence ATGAGCCCTGAGGTACGCGCCGACACCGACCACGCTGTCCCGACCCGCATCCTGGTCGAGAGCATGCTGCGTGCGGACGCCACGGTCGACGCGGGCGAGCTCTACGACGTCGCCAACACCCTCGGCATGAGCGACCAGCAGGTGCGGTTGTGCATCAAACGTCTGGTGGCCGAAGGCCAGTTCGTCCAGGACGGCCGCGGGCGCAAGGCGGTGTTGCGAGCGACGCCGGAGATGCGCAGCACCATTGAGCCGGATCTGGAGTTCGTCCGCTACATGTACGCACAGGACCGTGGGCAGGCCGACTGGGACGGCCGGTGGCACGTGGTGGCCTTCGCCATCGGCGAGTCGGCGCGATCGGCGCGCGACTCGATGCGCGACGCCGTCCTCCGCCTGGGCGGTGCTCCCGTGCAGGGCGGACTGTACGTCTCACCCAACGAATGGGAGCCATACGTGCAGGCCGCGGCCGAGCGTTTCGGCGTCGCCGATCGCGTCACCACCCTCACCACGACCGACCTCACGGTCGGTGGTGTCAGCGAGGCCCGGGCGCTCGCCGAAGGCCTGTGGCCGCTCGACCGCATCGCCGACGGTCATCATCGCCTCCTGGCAACGGCGAGACGAGCGGCGCAGGAGCTGGAGGGGGCCGCCCGGGCGACCCGGCTCAGCATCGCGATCGAGCTGGCCGCGGAGTTCACCCGAGCCGTGGAGCCGGACCCGCTGCTGCCACCCCAACTGTTGCCGCAGCCGTGGATCGGTGGCGCGGCCCGGGCCGCGGTCGTGGATTGCTGGTCGGACCTGCTGCAAGACAACCAGGACGAGCCCTTGAAACTCTTCCGCTGGTACGGCGATGTCATCGCGGAAGTGGCAGGCATCGTCCACGAGTGA